From the genome of Streptacidiphilus rugosus AM-16, one region includes:
- a CDS encoding acyl-ACP desaturase: protein MTIAPDRPAGRTQWTDAQLLHALEEVVERELNRHLGVAKEWMPHEYVPWSLGRDFDGVMGGEAWAVEQSPVSEVGRVSLVVNLLTEDNLPSYHHEIATMFGRDGAWGTWVHQWTAEEGRHAIVMRDYLLTARAVDPVALERARMTHMAEGFESDNNHSMLHSIAYVAFQELATRISHRNTGHHSGDPVCDRMLARIATDENLHMVFYRNLVRAALEIAPDQTMRAIADVVINFRMPGHGMPGFERAAVQIALGGVYNLRIHHDDVLQPVLRHLKVMDVTGLGPEGLQAQQELGAFLDGLDAQATRFDERQAAILARRAANAARA, encoded by the coding sequence GTGACCATCGCCCCCGACCGCCCTGCCGGCCGCACCCAGTGGACCGATGCGCAGCTCCTGCACGCCCTGGAGGAGGTGGTCGAGCGCGAGCTCAACCGCCATCTGGGCGTGGCCAAGGAGTGGATGCCCCACGAGTACGTCCCGTGGAGCCTGGGCCGCGACTTCGACGGCGTGATGGGCGGCGAGGCCTGGGCCGTGGAGCAGTCCCCGGTCAGCGAGGTCGGCCGGGTCTCGCTGGTGGTCAACCTGCTCACCGAGGACAACCTGCCCAGCTACCACCACGAGATCGCGACCATGTTCGGCCGCGACGGCGCGTGGGGCACCTGGGTGCACCAGTGGACGGCCGAGGAGGGCCGCCACGCCATCGTGATGCGCGACTACCTGCTGACGGCGCGCGCGGTGGACCCGGTGGCCCTGGAGCGGGCGCGCATGACGCACATGGCCGAGGGCTTCGAGTCGGACAACAACCACTCGATGCTGCACTCGATCGCCTACGTCGCCTTCCAGGAGCTGGCCACCCGGATCTCGCACCGGAACACCGGGCACCACTCCGGCGACCCGGTCTGCGACCGGATGCTCGCGCGGATCGCCACCGACGAGAACCTGCACATGGTCTTCTACCGGAACCTGGTCAGGGCCGCGCTGGAGATCGCCCCCGACCAGACCATGCGCGCCATCGCCGACGTGGTGATCAACTTCCGGATGCCGGGCCACGGCATGCCCGGCTTCGAGCGCGCGGCGGTCCAGATCGCCCTCGGCGGCGTCTACAACCTGCGGATCCACCACGACGACGTGCTGCAGCCCGTCCTGCGGCACCTGAAGGTCATGGACGTCACCGGGCTGGGTCCGGAGGGCCTGCAGGCCCAGCAGGAGCTCGGCGCGTTCCTCGACGGCCTGGACGCCCAGGCGACCCGCTTCGACGAGCGCCAGGCGGCCATTCTGGCCCGCAGGGCGGCCAACGCGGCCAGGGCCTGA
- a CDS encoding sensor histidine kinase: MADDTGVDVRESLLPFRPTLRIRLTMFYGGMFLLAGLVMVLVMYLFVDQAFGSATQMPKITLGPNVQVQTSEGGLLNGQQLNEYLTQYQHAHAAQALHLLVLKSLAALTALLILAVFFGYAMAGRVLSPLGRITRTARQVAGSDLHRRIELDGPDDELKELADTFDDMLDRLDRSFESQRKFVANASHELRTPLAINRTLLEVQLSDPAATPELQQLGKTLLATNERSEQLVEGLLLLARSDNELTERKPIDLTEVARQALEQTRGEAVARSVRLSTTLPAPGGAVMVSGNGVLLERVALNLIQNGVKYNLPEDGWVDVQVHQAADGSGELVVSNSGPVVPGYEVEHIFEPFRRGKGRERTHSDKGVGLGLSIVRSVVRAHGGSIEAVPRNDGGLLIRVRIPGAKASLGSPAGPRGGALTER, translated from the coding sequence GTGGCCGACGACACCGGGGTCGACGTGCGGGAGTCGCTGCTCCCGTTCCGACCGACGCTGCGGATCAGGCTGACCATGTTCTACGGCGGGATGTTCCTGCTCGCCGGGCTGGTCATGGTGCTGGTCATGTACCTCTTCGTCGACCAGGCCTTCGGCAGCGCGACGCAGATGCCGAAGATAACCCTCGGCCCCAACGTCCAGGTCCAGACGAGCGAGGGCGGCCTGCTCAACGGTCAGCAGCTCAACGAGTACCTCACCCAGTACCAGCACGCGCACGCCGCCCAGGCGCTGCACCTGCTGGTGCTGAAGTCGCTGGCGGCGCTGACCGCGCTGCTGATCCTCGCCGTCTTCTTCGGCTACGCGATGGCGGGCCGGGTGCTCAGCCCGCTCGGGCGGATCACCCGCACGGCGCGCCAGGTGGCCGGCTCCGACCTGCACCGCAGGATCGAGCTGGACGGCCCCGACGACGAGCTGAAGGAGCTCGCCGACACCTTCGACGACATGCTGGACCGGCTGGACCGCTCCTTCGAGTCGCAACGGAAGTTCGTCGCCAACGCCTCGCACGAGCTGCGCACCCCGTTGGCGATCAACCGCACGCTGCTGGAGGTCCAGCTCTCCGACCCGGCCGCGACGCCCGAGCTGCAGCAGCTGGGGAAGACCCTGCTGGCCACCAACGAGCGCAGCGAGCAGCTGGTCGAGGGCCTGCTGCTGCTGGCGCGGAGCGACAACGAGCTGACCGAGCGCAAGCCGATAGACCTGACCGAGGTGGCCCGCCAGGCACTGGAACAGACCCGCGGCGAGGCCGTGGCCAGGAGCGTCAGGCTGAGCACCACGCTGCCCGCTCCCGGCGGCGCGGTGATGGTCTCGGGGAACGGCGTCCTGCTGGAGCGGGTCGCGCTCAACCTGATCCAGAACGGGGTCAAGTACAACCTGCCCGAGGACGGCTGGGTGGACGTGCAGGTGCACCAGGCCGCCGACGGGTCGGGGGAGCTCGTGGTGAGCAACAGCGGGCCGGTGGTGCCCGGCTACGAGGTGGAGCACATCTTCGAGCCCTTCCGGCGCGGCAAGGGCCGCGAGCGGACCCACAGCGACAAGGGCGTCGGGCTCGGGCTCTCGATCGTCCGCTCGGTCGTGCGGGCCCACGGCGGGTCGATCGAGGCCGTGCCGCGCAACGACGGCGGACTGCTGATCCGGGTCAGGATCCCGGGCGCCAAGGCGTCCCTCGGGTCGCCCGCGGGGCCGCGCGGCGGTGCCCTCACCGAGCGCTGA
- a CDS encoding response regulator transcription factor → MRVLVVEDEQLLADAVATGLRREAMAVDVVYDGQAALDRIAVNEYDVVVLDRDLPLVHGDDVCRKLVEEALPTRVLMLTAAGDISDRVEGLELGADDYLPKPFAFSELVARVRALGRRATTPLPPVLERAGISLDPGRREVLREGKPIALAPKEFAVLEVLMRAGGAVVSAEQLLEKAWDEHTDPFTNVVRVTVMTLRRKLGEPPVIITVPGSGYRI, encoded by the coding sequence GTGCGAGTTCTCGTGGTCGAGGACGAGCAGTTGCTCGCCGATGCTGTCGCGACCGGTCTGCGCCGTGAGGCCATGGCCGTGGACGTGGTCTACGACGGTCAGGCCGCGCTGGACCGGATCGCCGTCAACGAGTACGACGTCGTCGTGCTGGACCGCGACCTGCCCCTGGTCCACGGGGACGACGTCTGCCGGAAGCTGGTCGAGGAGGCGCTGCCGACGCGCGTGCTGATGCTGACCGCGGCCGGGGACATCAGCGACCGCGTCGAGGGCCTCGAACTCGGCGCGGACGACTACCTGCCCAAGCCGTTCGCCTTCAGCGAACTCGTGGCCAGGGTTCGCGCGCTGGGCCGGCGCGCCACCACCCCGCTGCCGCCGGTGCTGGAGCGGGCCGGGATCAGCCTGGACCCGGGGCGGCGTGAGGTGCTCCGCGAGGGCAAGCCGATCGCGCTCGCGCCCAAGGAGTTCGCGGTGCTGGAGGTGCTGATGCGGGCCGGCGGCGCCGTCGTCTCGGCCGAGCAGCTGCTGGAGAAGGCCTGGGACGAGCACACCGACCCGTTCACCAACGTCGTGCGGGTCACCGTGATGACGCTGCGTCGCAAGCTGGGGGAGCCACCTGTGATCATCACGGTGCCGGGCTCCGGATACCGGATCTGA
- a CDS encoding D-arabinono-1,4-lactone oxidase → MHPSPTPGTPQGLPGRWSNWAGNQNARPRREVAPASVAELAEAIGAAAADGLPVKAVGSGHSFTAIAATDGLLVRPDRLTAVRAIDHAAGTVTVESGLGLEKLNQLLEHAGLALTNMGDIMVQTVAGATSTGTHGTGRASGSLAAQIKGLEIVLADGTVTRCSPTENAELFQGARLGLGALGVVSAITFGVEPAFLLTAHEKPMAFDEVVGRFDELATENEHFEFYWFPHTEGCSTKRNNRSQGPAAPLPGFRKWFDDDFVSNTVWEGACRVGRAMPRTIPGIARIASKAWSERTYTDVSYKVFTSPRRVRFVEMEYAVPREAATTVLRELKRLVERSDWKISFPVEVRVAPADDLWLSTASGRDTAYIAVHLYRGTADQGYFTEVEKIMTAHQGRPHWGKLHTRDAAYLADAYPHFADFTALRDKVDPERRFANDYLRRVLGD, encoded by the coding sequence CTGCACCCCTCACCGACGCCGGGGACGCCGCAGGGCCTGCCCGGCCGGTGGAGCAACTGGGCCGGTAACCAGAACGCGCGGCCGCGCCGCGAGGTCGCGCCCGCGTCCGTGGCGGAGCTCGCCGAGGCGATAGGCGCGGCAGCGGCCGACGGGCTGCCGGTCAAGGCGGTCGGCAGCGGCCACTCCTTCACCGCGATCGCCGCGACCGACGGTCTGCTGGTCCGGCCGGACCGGCTCACGGCCGTGCGCGCGATCGACCACGCGGCGGGCACGGTCACCGTCGAGTCGGGGCTCGGCCTGGAGAAGCTGAACCAGCTGCTGGAACACGCCGGTCTGGCGCTGACCAACATGGGCGACATCATGGTGCAGACCGTCGCGGGAGCGACGAGCACCGGCACCCACGGCACCGGCCGGGCCTCCGGCTCGCTGGCGGCGCAGATCAAGGGGCTGGAGATCGTCCTGGCCGACGGAACGGTCACCCGGTGCTCCCCCACCGAGAACGCCGAGCTCTTCCAGGGAGCCAGGCTCGGCCTCGGCGCGCTCGGCGTGGTCAGCGCGATCACCTTCGGCGTGGAGCCGGCGTTCCTGCTCACCGCGCACGAGAAGCCGATGGCCTTCGACGAGGTGGTCGGCCGCTTCGACGAGCTGGCGACCGAGAACGAGCACTTCGAGTTCTACTGGTTCCCGCACACCGAGGGCTGCAGCACCAAGCGGAACAACCGCAGCCAGGGCCCGGCCGCGCCGCTGCCGGGCTTCAGGAAGTGGTTCGACGACGACTTCGTGTCCAACACCGTGTGGGAGGGGGCCTGCCGGGTCGGCCGGGCGATGCCGAGGACGATCCCCGGCATCGCCAGGATCGCCAGCAAGGCCTGGTCCGAGCGCACCTACACGGACGTCTCGTACAAGGTCTTCACCAGCCCGCGCCGGGTCCGCTTCGTCGAGATGGAGTACGCCGTCCCGCGGGAGGCCGCCACGACGGTCCTGCGGGAGCTGAAGCGGCTGGTCGAGCGCTCCGACTGGAAGATCAGTTTCCCGGTCGAGGTGCGCGTCGCGCCGGCCGACGACCTGTGGCTGTCGACGGCGAGCGGCCGTGACACCGCCTACATCGCGGTCCACCTCTACCGGGGCACCGCCGACCAGGGCTACTTCACCGAGGTGGAGAAGATCATGACGGCCCATCAGGGCCGCCCGCACTGGGGCAAGCTGCACACCCGCGACGCCGCCTACCTCGCCGACGCCTATCCGCACTTCGCCGACTTCACCGCGCTCCGCGACAAGGTCGACCCGGAGCGCCGGTTCGCCAACGACTACCTGCGGCGCGTGCTCGGCGACTGA
- a CDS encoding inositol monophosphatase family protein, producing the protein MTEHQDLYAELLEVAVEAASRAGALLRDGRPADLGVAATKSSAVDVVTEMDLAAEKLITEVLSERRPDDGLLGEEGASREGSTGVRWVVDPLDGTVNYLYGLPAWCVSIAAELDGEAVVGVVEIAPRGERVQAVRGRGAFLNGRALAVRPAPPMEQALVATGFGYLRDRRAHQAEVVAALLPGLRDIRRGGSAAVDLCDVAAGRLDGYFERGLNPWDYSAGALIAAEAGALVSGRPGTPPGPELTVAAPTGLFEPLQQALEALGAWHD; encoded by the coding sequence ATGACGGAGCATCAGGATCTGTACGCCGAACTGCTCGAGGTCGCGGTCGAGGCGGCGTCGCGGGCCGGCGCGCTGCTGCGCGACGGGCGTCCGGCGGATCTCGGCGTCGCCGCGACCAAGAGCAGCGCGGTCGACGTCGTGACGGAGATGGACCTCGCGGCGGAGAAGCTGATCACCGAGGTGCTGTCCGAACGCCGCCCGGACGACGGGCTGCTGGGCGAGGAGGGCGCGTCCCGCGAGGGCAGCACCGGCGTCCGCTGGGTCGTGGACCCGCTGGACGGCACGGTGAACTACCTCTACGGACTGCCCGCGTGGTGCGTCAGCATCGCGGCGGAGCTGGACGGCGAGGCGGTCGTCGGGGTCGTGGAGATCGCGCCGCGCGGCGAGCGGGTGCAGGCGGTCCGCGGGCGCGGCGCGTTCCTGAACGGGCGCGCGCTCGCCGTCCGTCCGGCGCCGCCGATGGAGCAGGCGCTGGTGGCGACCGGCTTCGGCTACCTGCGGGACCGCCGGGCTCACCAGGCCGAGGTGGTCGCCGCGCTGCTGCCCGGGCTCCGCGACATCCGCCGCGGCGGCTCGGCCGCGGTCGACCTCTGCGACGTCGCCGCGGGACGCCTGGACGGCTACTTCGAACGCGGCCTCAACCCCTGGGACTACAGCGCGGGCGCGCTGATCGCCGCGGAGGCCGGCGCTCTCGTCTCCGGCCGCCCCGGCACCCCGCCCGGCCCCGAGCTCACCGTCGCGGCCCCCACCGGCCTCTTCGAGCCCCTCCAGCAGGCCCTGGAGGCCCTCGGCGCCTGGCACGACTGA
- a CDS encoding DUF3710 domain-containing protein: protein MFRRRAKGEDAVEQLDELVDADSEEIAGATSEEEDDADERVGLPPAPRPDGPFDFSEVEDAKEGRVDLGGLLVPGVEGMELRVEVAGDSIVAATLVLGNSAIQLQAFAAPRSEGIWGEVRKEIADGITQQGGAIDEEETELGWGLRARVPVQLPDGTAGVQLVRFVGCDGPRWFLRGVISGQAAMQDDAAGVLEQVFRETVVVRGEGPMAPRDPIVLRLPEDAQMVPDGMPQQQGRPGADDLNPFERGPEITEVR from the coding sequence GTGTTCCGTCGTCGCGCCAAGGGCGAGGACGCTGTCGAGCAGCTCGACGAGCTCGTCGACGCCGACAGCGAGGAGATCGCAGGGGCTACCTCCGAGGAGGAGGACGACGCAGACGAGCGTGTGGGTCTGCCGCCCGCGCCGCGCCCCGACGGCCCCTTCGACTTCTCCGAGGTCGAGGACGCCAAGGAGGGCCGCGTCGACCTCGGCGGACTGCTGGTCCCCGGCGTCGAGGGCATGGAGCTCCGCGTCGAGGTCGCCGGCGACTCGATCGTCGCGGCCACGCTGGTGCTCGGCAACAGCGCGATCCAGCTGCAGGCCTTCGCCGCGCCGCGGTCCGAGGGCATCTGGGGCGAGGTCCGCAAGGAGATCGCCGACGGCATCACCCAGCAGGGCGGCGCCATCGACGAGGAGGAGACCGAGCTGGGCTGGGGCCTGCGGGCCCGCGTCCCAGTGCAGCTGCCGGACGGCACGGCCGGCGTGCAGCTGGTCAGGTTCGTCGGCTGCGACGGACCGCGCTGGTTCCTGCGCGGCGTCATCTCCGGCCAGGCCGCGATGCAGGACGACGCCGCGGGCGTGCTGGAGCAGGTCTTCCGCGAGACCGTGGTGGTCCGCGGCGAGGGCCCGATGGCCCCGCGCGACCCGATCGTGCTGCGCCTGCCCGAGGACGCCCAGATGGTCCCGGACGGCATGCCGCAGCAGCAGGGCCGTCCCGGCGCGGACGACCTGAACCCGTTCGAGCGCGGACCGGAGATCACCGAGGTCCGCTGA
- a CDS encoding DUF3093 domain-containing protein — translation MYDERLSAPAVLWLLPAGCGLSMMLILLVFGPVPALLGLVVGGVGGSVLLSSYGSPRIRIVQGHLVAGQARVPLAALGGTEVLDREAAFAWRTTKADARAFMLLRGYIPTALRVEVTDPDDPTPYLYLSTRDPQRLADALAAAR, via the coding sequence ATGTACGACGAACGCCTCTCCGCCCCGGCGGTCCTGTGGCTGCTGCCGGCCGGCTGCGGCCTCTCCATGATGCTGATCCTGCTGGTCTTCGGCCCGGTGCCGGCGCTGCTCGGTCTGGTGGTCGGCGGCGTGGGCGGCTCCGTCCTGCTCAGCAGCTACGGCTCGCCCCGGATCCGGATCGTCCAGGGGCACCTGGTCGCCGGCCAGGCCCGCGTCCCGCTGGCCGCGCTGGGCGGCACGGAGGTCCTGGACCGCGAGGCGGCCTTCGCCTGGCGCACCACCAAGGCCGACGCCCGCGCCTTCATGCTGCTGCGCGGCTACATCCCCACCGCACTCCGCGTCGAGGTCACCGACCCGGACGACCCGACGCCGTACCTGTACCTCTCCACCCGCGACCCCCAGCGCCTCGCCGACGCCCTCGCCGCGGCCCGCTGA
- a CDS encoding ferrochelatase, with translation MSDAHAPYDALLLLSFGGPEGPDDVVPFLENVTRGRGIPKERLAEVGQHYFLFGGVSPINAQNRELLAALREDFAAHGLDLPVYWGNRNWAPYLVDTLREIAADGHRRVLVLTTSAYANYSGCRQYRENLAAALTALREERAPGAAELRVDKLRHFYNHPGFVEPMIESTLAAIDSLPESVRSGARLAFTTHSIPTALSDSSGAPADPARGRPGGAYVAQHLEVARLVAAAVAAETGVAERPWQLVYQSRSGAPHIPWLEPDICDHLEAERAEGAAAVVMVPIGFVSDHMEVRFDLDTQAREKAEELGLPVARAATVGADPRFAAAVRELVLERAARERGESVSPCALGALGASHDLCPVGCCPALRGAAPAAAGADWTD, from the coding sequence ATGTCTGACGCGCATGCTCCGTACGACGCCCTGCTCCTGCTCTCCTTCGGCGGCCCGGAAGGACCGGACGACGTCGTCCCCTTCCTGGAGAACGTCACCCGGGGACGCGGCATCCCGAAGGAGCGGCTGGCCGAGGTGGGTCAGCACTACTTCCTCTTCGGCGGGGTCAGCCCGATCAACGCGCAGAACCGCGAACTGCTGGCCGCGCTCCGCGAGGACTTCGCCGCCCACGGCCTGGACCTGCCCGTCTACTGGGGCAACAGGAACTGGGCGCCGTACCTCGTCGACACGCTGCGCGAGATCGCGGCGGACGGCCACCGCCGGGTGCTGGTCCTGACCACCAGCGCCTACGCCAACTACTCGGGCTGCCGCCAGTACCGGGAGAACCTGGCGGCGGCGCTGACCGCGCTGCGTGAGGAGAGGGCCCCCGGCGCGGCCGAGCTGCGGGTGGACAAGCTGCGCCACTTCTACAACCACCCCGGCTTCGTCGAGCCGATGATCGAAAGCACGCTGGCGGCGATCGACTCGCTCCCGGAGAGCGTTCGGTCAGGCGCTCGTCTCGCGTTCACCACGCACTCGATCCCGACGGCGCTCTCCGACTCCTCCGGCGCCCCCGCCGACCCGGCCCGCGGGCGGCCGGGCGGTGCGTACGTGGCCCAGCACCTGGAGGTGGCCCGGCTGGTCGCGGCGGCGGTCGCGGCGGAGACCGGGGTCGCGGAGCGGCCGTGGCAGCTGGTCTACCAGAGCCGCAGCGGCGCTCCGCACATCCCGTGGCTGGAGCCGGACATCTGCGACCACCTGGAGGCCGAGCGGGCCGAGGGCGCGGCGGCCGTGGTGATGGTGCCGATCGGCTTCGTCTCCGATCACATGGAGGTCAGGTTCGACCTCGACACCCAGGCGCGGGAGAAGGCCGAGGAGCTCGGCCTGCCGGTCGCCCGTGCGGCGACGGTCGGCGCGGACCCGCGCTTCGCCGCGGCGGTGCGCGAGCTGGTGCTGGAGCGGGCGGCGCGCGAGCGGGGCGAGTCGGTGTCCCCGTGCGCGCTGGGCGCCCTCGGCGCCTCGCACGACCTGTGCCCGGTCGGCTGCTGCCCCGCACTGCGGGGCGCGGCCCCGGCGGCGGCCGGCGCGGACTGGACGGACTGA
- the dut gene encoding dUTP diphosphatase gives MSSPSHPVDVLLRRLDDELPAPAYEHPGDAGADLRTTVDAVLEPGERAVLPTGIAVALPDGYAAFVHARSGLAARCGIALVNAPGTVDAGYRGEIKVIVVNLDPRERVVFHRGDRIAQLVVQRVEKVRFHEVAELPGSARAAGGFGSTGGHAAVSIPAAGQKDSSVPDREGQ, from the coding sequence TTGAGTTCCCCGTCCCACCCGGTGGACGTGCTGCTGCGTCGGCTGGACGACGAACTGCCCGCCCCCGCGTACGAGCACCCCGGCGACGCCGGGGCCGATCTGCGCACCACCGTCGACGCCGTGCTGGAGCCCGGCGAGCGCGCGGTGCTTCCCACCGGCATCGCCGTCGCGCTGCCCGACGGTTACGCGGCGTTCGTGCACGCGCGTTCGGGCCTGGCCGCGCGCTGCGGCATCGCCCTCGTCAATGCCCCCGGAACGGTCGATGCCGGGTACCGTGGTGAGATCAAGGTGATCGTCGTCAACCTCGACCCGCGCGAGCGGGTGGTCTTCCACCGCGGGGACCGGATCGCCCAGCTGGTCGTCCAGCGGGTCGAGAAGGTCCGCTTCCACGAGGTGGCGGAACTGCCGGGGTCGGCGCGCGCCGCAGGAGGCTTCGGGTCGACGGGGGGCCATGCCGCGGTTAGCATTCCCGCGGCCGGGCAGAAAGACTCTTCGGTACCCGACCGGGAAGGACAGTGA
- a CDS encoding PaaI family thioesterase, which produces MTEPARPSLTPPAGAVPPVRHPDAPAPGELIEPHYEHCFGCGPAQPHGLHLASRAGEGVEIFAEFTVAAAHQGGPGLAHGGVLVTAMDDALGTLNWLLHTASVTARLETDFRRPVPVDSTLYLHTWVDAVAGRKIFCQGEARLDAPDGPLAITARALFIQVKLDHFVTHGRPEDIKAAMDNPDLFRRARAFEVNP; this is translated from the coding sequence GTGACCGAACCAGCCCGTCCCAGCCTCACGCCGCCTGCCGGCGCGGTTCCGCCCGTTCGCCATCCGGACGCCCCCGCGCCCGGCGAGCTGATCGAGCCGCACTACGAGCACTGCTTCGGCTGCGGACCCGCCCAGCCCCACGGACTGCACCTGGCCTCGCGGGCGGGCGAGGGCGTCGAGATCTTCGCCGAGTTCACCGTCGCCGCGGCTCACCAGGGCGGTCCCGGGCTCGCGCACGGCGGGGTGCTGGTCACCGCCATGGACGACGCGCTCGGCACGCTGAACTGGCTGCTGCACACCGCGTCGGTGACCGCGCGGCTGGAGACCGACTTCCGCCGCCCCGTGCCCGTCGACTCCACGCTCTACCTGCACACCTGGGTGGACGCCGTGGCCGGGCGGAAGATCTTCTGCCAGGGCGAGGCGCGGCTGGACGCCCCGGACGGGCCGCTGGCGATCACCGCCCGGGCCCTGTTCATCCAGGTCAAGCTGGACCACTTCGTCACCCATGGCCGGCCCGAGGACATCAAGGCCGCCATGGACAACCCCGATCTGTTCAGGCGCGCCCGCGCCTTCGAGGTGAATCCGTGA
- a CDS encoding MFS transporter has translation MSAALSALSAYRRIFTEAPGSLAFSAAGFIARMPLSMVGIGLVTMLSTLRGDYGLGGAVSATCALAAAVLGPQVARLVDRFGQTRVALRATGVTVAAMGALLLCAAFGAPDWTLFVCAIVVGCMPAMGSLVRARWAHLYKGSPLLHTAYSFESVVDEIVFIVGPILAVGLSTSWFPEAGPLLATVFLAVGVLLFCTQTRTEPPAHPAHKAGGGSSALRTRGLMVLVITFVGVGAVFGSVEVTTVAFADHLGHKALSSVVLAVYALGSCVMGIVFGALKLRGPLSRRFLVGIVTLALSMLPLLFVKNLVALALALFVAGLSISPTMVTTMGLVERIVPASKLTEGMTWTTTGLAVGVAFGSSAAGWVVDAAGASAGFRVTAAAATLALAAAFLGSRRLRSAPEQQERVRVDAGPADPADAADAAALSGSTALTRSAELTGPAPLTDAGDAAGPARPVEQLGR, from the coding sequence GTGTCCGCCGCGTTGTCCGCGCTCTCCGCCTACCGCCGGATCTTCACCGAGGCCCCGGGCAGCCTGGCCTTCTCCGCTGCCGGGTTCATCGCGCGGATGCCACTGTCGATGGTCGGCATAGGCCTGGTCACGATGCTGTCCACACTCCGCGGGGACTACGGCCTCGGCGGCGCGGTCTCCGCGACCTGCGCACTGGCGGCCGCCGTGCTCGGCCCGCAGGTCGCGCGGCTGGTCGACCGCTTCGGCCAGACCAGGGTGGCGCTCAGGGCGACCGGGGTCACCGTGGCCGCCATGGGCGCGCTGCTGCTCTGCGCCGCCTTCGGCGCGCCGGACTGGACGCTCTTCGTCTGCGCGATCGTGGTCGGCTGCATGCCGGCCATGGGCTCGCTGGTCCGCGCCCGCTGGGCGCACCTCTACAAGGGCTCTCCGCTGCTGCACACCGCGTACTCGTTCGAGTCGGTGGTCGACGAGATCGTCTTCATCGTCGGCCCGATCCTGGCGGTCGGGCTGTCGACCTCCTGGTTCCCCGAGGCCGGTCCGCTGCTGGCGACGGTCTTCCTCGCCGTCGGCGTGCTGCTGTTCTGCACCCAGACCCGCACCGAGCCCCCGGCGCACCCGGCGCACAAGGCCGGCGGCGGGTCCTCCGCGCTGCGCACCCGCGGTCTGATGGTCCTGGTGATCACCTTCGTCGGGGTCGGCGCGGTCTTCGGCAGCGTCGAGGTGACCACCGTGGCCTTCGCCGACCACCTCGGCCACAAGGCGCTGTCCTCGGTGGTGCTGGCGGTCTACGCCCTCGGCTCCTGCGTCATGGGCATCGTCTTCGGCGCCCTGAAACTGCGCGGACCGCTCTCGCGGCGCTTCCTGGTGGGGATCGTCACCCTGGCACTGAGTATGCTGCCGCTCCTATTCGTGAAGAACCTCGTGGCCCTGGCGCTGGCGTTGTTCGTCGCCGGGCTGTCCATCTCCCCCACCATGGTCACCACCATGGGGCTGGTGGAACGGATCGTGCCCGCGTCCAAGCTGACCGAGGGCATGACCTGGACCACCACCGGGCTCGCCGTCGGCGTGGCCTTCGGCTCCTCGGCCGCGGGCTGGGTGGTGGACGCCGCGGGCGCCTCCGCCGGCTTCCGGGTGACCGCGGCCGCGGCGACGCTCGCACTCGCCGCGGCGTTCCTCGGCTCACGCCGGCTCAGGTCGGCGCCGGAACAGCAGGAGCGTGTACGTGTCGACGCAGGACCAGCCGACCCCGCAGACGCCGCGGACGCCGCAGCGCTCAGCGGCTCCACAGCCCTCACCCGCTCCGCAGAGCTCACCGGCCCTGCACCCCTCACCGACGCCGGGGACGCCGCAGGGCCTGCCCGGCCGGTGGAGCAACTGGGCCGGTAA
- a CDS encoding DUF4193 domain-containing protein translates to MATDYDTPRKTDDDLNEDSIEELKARRNEKSTSSVDVDEFEAAEGLELPGADLSNEELSVRVLPRQADEFTCMSCFLVHHRSQLASEKNGQPICRDCAA, encoded by the coding sequence ATGGCGACTGACTACGACACCCCACGCAAGACAGATGACGACCTCAACGAGGACAGCATCGAGGAACTCAAGGCGCGCAGGAACGAGAAGTCGACCAGCTCGGTCGACGTCGACGAGTTCGAGGCGGCCGAGGGTCTGGAGCTGCCCGGGGCGGACCTCAGCAACGAGGAGCTTTCCGTCCGGGTTCTGCCGCGCCAGGCCGACGAGTTCACCTGCATGAGCTGTTTCCTGGTGCACCACCGGAGCCAGCTGGCCAGTGAGAAGAACGGCCAGCCGATCTGCCGGGACTGCGCCGCCTGA